The genomic interval TGTGCTTTCTAATAGTGTAAATAAAGATTCAGATAAAGCACGTTTGGTTTTAATCACTCTTAAATCTGTCGGATTCAAATCTACAATTCCTCCTTAGTGTAGTTTAGCCCTATAAATAGGTTGAAATATATCTGTACAGGTAATAATGAACCATGTAGCATATGTGATACGTAATTAATCTACTATGTAGAATAAACTATACTGTATATCTATAGAGGAGGCAATACTTTGGCAAAATTTCTTTATAAACTCGGTTCATTTATTGCAAAACATAAATGGTGGGCTATTGTTGCGTGGGTCGTTTTATTAGCAGCAGTCTTAACGCCGATTACTATCGATAAGCCCAAATTTGATAATGATATCAAAATGACTGGATTAAAATCGATAGACACGAATAAAAAAATAGAAAAGCATTTTAATGTCGATAGTGAAAAGGCCACGATAACGGTGGTCATGAAATCTCATTCTAAAGATGGGATTGTGAAGAAAGATGTCATGAAAGATGTTCAAAAAACATTAGACGATATTAAAAAAGATGATAAACGTGTAGATAAGATTACTGATCCATACAAAAATAAACAAATCAGTAAAGATAAGACCACTGCTTTTGCAGACATTCAATACGACGTTCAAGCAACATCATTGAGTGATAAAAGCAAGGACAAGGTAAAAGACAACTTAGATGATTTAAAAGACAAACATAATCTGCAAACTGAATTAACAGGAAATGGAATGAGCGGCAGTGTTGAAACTGGCGGTGCTTCTGAAATTATCGGTATCGCAGTCGCATTTATCGTTTTATTAATTACATTCGGTTCATTTGTTGCTGCTGGCTTGCCGATTATCTCAGCTGTTATCGGATTAGCAACAAGTGTCAGCATTATCGGTTTAATGACGAAAATTGTGGATGTCCCAAATGTGACGCTGACACTCGCAGTCATGATTGGTCTTGCAGTCGGTATTGATTATGCGCTCTTTATTTTATTCAGATACCGACAAATTATTAAGGAGGAACGCGACGTACCTAAAGCTGTAGGTCTAGCAATAGGTACAGCAGGCGGCGCAGTTATTTTCGCTGGTATTACAGTGATTATTGCAGTATGTGGACTCGGCCTCATTGGTATCAAGTTCTTAGGTGTCATGGGTTACATGTCAGCAATCAGTGTGTTATTTGCTGTTATCAGTGCACTGACACTCGTTCCAGCGTTAATTAGTATTTTCCATAAAGCAATCAGACCAAAAGTTGAACGTAAATCACGCAAAACAGCAGATACACGTTGGTCTCGCTTTGTAGTAGGCAGTCCATTAGCGGCTGTTTTAGTCGGTGTGATTATTCTAGGTTTAGCTGCAATGCCGATTTCGCAAATGCGCTTAGGTATTCCTGATGACGGTGTTAAACCCGATCATACGACTCAAAAGAAAGCTTATGACATTATGAGTGATAAATTCGGAGAAGGCTTTAATGGTAAAATTCCAATGCTTGTTAATGTCAAAGACAAAAAAGACAACCCTCAAGAAATGCAAAAAGACTTAAAAGATTTAAGTAAAGACATCAACGATATGGATAATGTCGATATGGTTTCACCGCCGCAAATGAGTAAAGATAATGATTATGTTTTGATTACAGTAATTCCAGATAAAGGACCTCAAGCCAAAAGCACAGATGATTTAGTAAAAGACTTGAGAGACTATCATGATGATGCCAAAGATAAATACAGCTTCTTAACTGAAATTTCTGGTCAAAGTGTTATCAACTTAGATATGTCTAAGAAATTAAATGATGCTATTCCTGTCTTTGCGGGTATTATCGTGACACTTGCATTCTTATTATTAATGCTTGTATTCCGTTCCATCATTATTCCGTTAAAAGCAGTAGGCGGATTCTTGCTATCCTTAACAGCAACACTTGGATTTACCACACTCGTAATGCAGGAAGGATTTATGAAACAACTCTTTGGAGTTCATGAAACAGCACCTGTACTGGCTTTCTTACCAGTTATTGTTATTGGTATCTTGTTTGGTCTTGCGATGGACTATGAAGTGTTCTTAATGTCACGTATACATGAAGAATATAGTCGTACGCATGACAACAAACATTCAATTAAAGTAGGTATAAGAGAAAGTGGTCCAGTTATTATTGCAGCAGCACTTATTATGATTAGTGTGTTCATGGCCTTTGCCATTCAAGATGATGTAATGATTAAAACCATGGGTATTGCACTCGCATTTGGTGTATTCTTTGATGCATTCATTGTGAGATTATTGATGATACCCGCACTGACAGCTTTATTCGGCAAAGCTTCATGGTACTTGCCTGCATGGTTGAACCGTATCTTACCGAAAATTGATATTGAAGGACATGCCTTAGAAGATATGATGCCTCGTGAAGACTATATTACAGAACAAGAAGAACGTGCAGCTGAGCGACGTAAATACAGTGTAGTAAATGAAGAAACATCAGAAACACGCAATCTTTATAAAGAATTACGTAATACAACAGATCAACCGAACCGACTTATTTATAATGCATTGCTGCTTTATGCGAAAGATCATGCACCTGATATTTACCGTGAACATACTGAAAAAGAGGGAGCTAGTGAGAAGACTCATTCTCAAGATGCCACTCAATATGGTTTAAAACAACATGACGGCAGCGGCTACAACGAAGTAGGCCATGACGAACAGCATCCTCAAACTACAGATGCTCCAAGTGTGATTCATGGTAATGAAACATTGAGATATAACACACCGAACGCACAACAACGAGAAGATTTATATAATTTGTTAAGTCAGCAAAGCAAAAACATCAGTGAAATGAATGAAATTATTAAACATTTGATAAATAAAAACAACCAATAGAAATTTCTTAGCGATTGTAGAATTCTAAAGATAATAAGCTAGGGCTCAGTCATTTAGGCTGAGCCCTTTATATGTGAAATAAAGATGGTAATCATAGTCAATGATTTTAAAAAATATCCTAATTATTAATAAAGTTTAAATATAATTCCCAACCGCGATATAGCAAGGTTTATTCATAGTTTTCGTGCAAAAAGAATATTCTTTGAAAGGTTTTATGTTTTCAATTTTATGGAAAATAAAATATAATGCTAGATTGTAATCTGTTTCAGATTCGAAACAGCATGATAGTGATATATCTATATACAGATGAGGAGAAACAAACAATGAATGACTTAACAGTTATCGTTACTTATTATAATTCAGAAGAATATATTCGCGAATGTATTGAAAGCTTGAAGCAACAACGAAATCAAGACTTTGATGTTATCGTCGTGAATGATGGTTCTACCGATAACTCAGAGGCAATTTTAAAAGAAACACTCAAAGATTATGATAAATCCATTCAACATATCAATTTACAAACTAATCAAGGTCACGCACACGCTAGAAACGTAGCAATGAAGGAAGTTAAAACACCTTACTTCATGTTTTTAGATGCAGATGACGAGTTAGCAAGTTATGCAATTCATTTTTATCTGAAGAATATCAATGGACTAGATGCATTAATTGCACCAATTAATAATTTCAGCTTGAAACGTCCGCAATATATTGATTCGAATAAAATCAGATTAGAATACATGACAACCAAAACAAATCCCAATTCTTTTTTACGTAAGAATACAGCTTGCAATATCATGTTTAAAACAGCGATTGTACAAGCGCATGATTTACAATTTGATGAGCATTTGAAAACTTATGTCGATAACTCTTTTGTTGTCGAGTACATTCCTTATGTGAATCGTTTTGTACGTATTTTCGGCTTCCCATTTTATTACAGAGGAGAAGTTTATGATCCGTTTGAAACCGAAAAACTGACTGAACAAGATAGAGATGATTTGTTTGAAGATTATGCAGATAGTTATTTGCATACCATACAAAAAACGAAAAATAAGAAAGTTAAACGCTTCTTAACTAATAAAATGGCGAAGAAAATCCGTAATGTTTTTGATCCTGCTCAAAAAGATGTCGCCTTTCATTATTCTCAACACGAGCAAACATTAATTAACCTTGCTCGAAAAATTAAACGACCACTGTTAGAACAAGGCGGAACGTTGTTTAAATTAGAGATGCTGCTCTTAATGTTGAAACAACCTAAAGGAGCATATTCAGTTAATAAATTACGAGAATTTATTCGCCTTGCTAAAAACATTGTTTTGAATAAAAAATCGAAAAATCGTTCGATTTATGAATTAACAGATAGTCCAGAAAATGTGCAGAATGCTACGATTGTTTTCGAAACATTCGGCGGTAAAAATTACAGTGACAGTCCAAAATATATTTATGAATATATGCAGAAAAAATATCCATATTATAACTATGTATGGTCACTCAAAAAGCCGGGCGCTCATGTGGTACCAGGCAATGCAAAAAAGGTACAAAAAGGTTCGAAAGACTATTTCAAAGCTTATTCTGATGCACATTACTGGATTTCTAACGCGCGTACACCGCTTTATTTAAATAAGAAAGCAAACCAAACTTATATTCAAACATGGCATGGTACACCATTAAAACGCTTAGCTAATGATATGAAAGTCGTGCGTATGCCAGGTACTACAACACCTGTATATAAACGAAATTTTAAAGAGGAAACAGAACGTTGGGATTATTTAATTTCACCGAATCGCTATTCTACTGAAATTTTTGAATCAGCATTCTGGATGGACCCGGATCGTATTTTAGAAATTGGTTATCCTCGTAATGATGTTCTTGTAAATCGTCAAAACGATCAAGATTACATTAATGAAATCAGAGAAAACTTAAACATTCCACAGGATAAAAAAGTTATTACGTACGCACCGACATGGCGCGATGATGAGTTTATCAAAAAAGGACAGTACTTATTTAATCTGCAAATTGATTTGGAGAATTTATATCAACAAATTGGCGATGAATATGTAATTTTATTACGTATGCATTATCTTATCGCTAACGCTTTAGATTTAAGCGGATATGAAGATTTTGCGGTTGATGTTTCTAATTATGATGATGTTTCAGAAATCTTCTTGATTTCAGATGCCTTAATTACAGATTATTCATCTGTAATGTTTGATTACGGTATCTTAAAACGTCCGCAATTCTTCTTTGCTTATGATATTGAAAAGTACGATAAAGGATTGCGCGGTTTTTATATGGACTATAAAAAAGATTTACCTGGTCCTATTTTTACAGATCCGCAGCAACTTGCAGAAAGCTTGAAAGATATACCGAAAGTACAAAATGAATATCAAGATAAAATAGATGCGTTTTATGATCGTTTTTGCAGTGTTGATAATGGTAAAGCGTCTCAATATATCGGTGATATGATTCATGAAAATATTGAAAAAAACAAGTAATATTTTAAACAGAATCCATTAAGCGGATTCTGTTTTTTTGCTTTCTTAGGCTTGCTTAACTGTGATAAAGGTTATATTAACTATGAGGTGACAGACATGAAACAAGAAAAGACAATTTATACAATTGGCCATTCTAATCATGATAAAGAGACATTTTTAAAAATGCTGCAGGAATTTGATGTTGAAGTATTAGAAGATATACGCGCTTTTACGAAAAGCCGCAAATACCCGCAGTTCAATGATGAGAATATGAAAGAGTGGTTAGGAGAAGCGGGAATCGAATATCGTCAAGACCACGAACTGGGAGGAAGACGACGTCCAAGCCAAACTGTCGGACGTACATTAAATTCAGGTTGGCAAAACGAATCTTTCCACAATTATGCCGATTATACTTTAACAGATGAATTTAAAGATGGCATCAAGATTTTAGAAAAGATAGCTGAAGAAAAACGTACAGCTTATATGTGTTCAGAACATCACCCAGCACGCTGCCATCGTCTTATTGTAAGTAATTATTTAGTAGCACAGGGTTGGAAAGTATTGCATATTATGCAAAATAATAAAGGTGACATCATTACACAAGAGCATCAATTAGGACAATGGGGTGCGATGCCGATTTTAGAAGATGACGGTGAAGTTGTCTATCCTAAAAATGTAGAGTGAAGTATATATCAACTTAAGCACAAATGTAAATACAGCATATTATAAATTATTAGTGAGACAGGTTATCTATCTGTCTCATTTTTTTGTAAAAAATTCACAAAATCGCTGCAATTATATGGTATTTTCAACCTAAAAATGAGATCCTGCTTATAAGCAATGAATTTTTAAATGAGCGAGGGATATGAGATGAAGAAACTAATTGAAGTGGTAGGCGCAGTGATTTATGACAACAATAAAATATTATGTGCACAACGCAGTGAACAAATGAGTTTACCTTTATTATGGGAATTTCCTGGAGGTAAAATTGAACAAGGTGAATCTGATGTTGATGCTCTAAAACGTGAAATCAGAGAAGAAATGAAATGTGATTTAGAAGTTTTAGACAAGGTTACAACAACGACTTATGAATATGATTTTGCAGTGATTCAACTTACTACATACAAATGCCGATTACAAAAACAAATGCCGACTTTAACAGAACATCAACAAATTCAATGGCTGAATGCAGAAGATTTACATCAATTAGAATGGGCACCCGCAGATATTCCGACAGTCGATAAGATTGTTGAAGAAGGGTAATGTCTATGGAAAATTTAATCGATGATTTAAAACTTTCGTTACATAAAGGATTTATCGATCGTTCTCTTGTTCATCAAGGAAACCATGTTCCAAAACTGTTAATTAATAATGATCAAGAAAATGTATTATCGACTGTTATTGATGAATTGCAAAAATGTCACTCCTTCATGATTTCCGTTGCGTTTATTACAGAAAGCGGGCTAGCGAGTTTAAAAGCACATTTATATGATTTAGCCCAAAAGGGAGTTAAAGGTAAAATTCTGACTTCTAATTACTTGGGATTCAATACACCTAAAATGTATGATGAGCTTCTGAAATTAGAAAATGTTGAAGTACGTTTGACTGAAGTGCCGGGTTTCCATGCTAAAGGTTATATCTTTGAACATGACCAATTTTCATCATTGATTGTAGGCAGTTCGAATTTAACTTCTAACGCACTCAAAGTAAATTATGAACATAACATTCTTTTTTCTACACATCAAAATGGAGACTTAGTGCACCGTGTAAAACATCAATTTAATGAACTGTGGGAACAGAGTACACCTTTAACTCCTGAATGGATTACTGAATATCGTAAAGTTTATGCACCTCAAACTGTAAAAGATATTTTTAAAGAAAGCCGTTTACAAACGGATTTGATTAATCGTGTGGATGATGCGGTTCAAATTCAGCCGAATTTAATGCAAGTAGAAGCATTGAAATCTCTAAAAGAAGTTCGAGCACAAGGCGAGGATAAGGCACTGATTATTTCAGCTACAGGGACAGGAAAGACAATTATGTCTGCATTAGACGTTCGACAAGCAGAACCTAAACGCTTTCTTTTTGTAGTGCATAGTGAAACGATTTTAAATGAAGCAATGAAAGCCTATCAAAAAGTACTGGCAACAGAACCTGCTTCTGCTTTTGGCAAACTTTCAGGTACACATAAAGACATCAATGCCAAGTATTTATTTGCAACAGTTCAGACACTATCTAAAGAAGCGATTTATCATCAATTTGACCCTGAAACGTTTGATTATATTGTTTTTGATGAAGCACATCGTTCAGCTGCTGTTACGTATCAACGCATTTTTCGTTACTTCCAGCCTACATTTATGTTGGGTATGACTGCAACACCAGAACGTACGGACGATTTAAATATCTTTGAACAATTTGATTACAATGTTGCGTATGAAATACGCCTGCAAAAAGCATTGGAAAGCGAAATTTTATGCCCGTTTCATTACTTCGGTGTTTCTGATTATATCCAAGATGGTGTAGCCGTAGATGATAATAGTCAATTACGCTATCTGACTTCTGAAGAACGTGTGAAGTATATTCTGGATAGAACTGACTATTATGGTTATTCAGGCGACGCATTGAAAGGGCTCATATTTGTAAGTCGAAAAAATGAAGCGGTAGAACTTGCTGAAAAACTTACGCATCATGGTGTAGCGACAGTAGCTTTGACTGGTTCAGACTCACAACAACGTCGTAATGAAGTGATTCAACAACTTAAAGATGGGGATATCAATTATATTATTACGGTGGATCTATTTAATGAAGGGATTGATATTCCTGAAATCAATCAAGTGGTGATGTTAAGAGGTACGCAGTCTAGCATTATTTTTGTACAGCAGCTTGGACGCGGTTTGCGTAAAAGCGCTAATAAAGATTATGTAACTGTTATCGATTTTATAGGTAATTATAAAAACAACTATTTGATTCCAATAGCGTTGTCAGGCGACCATTCACATAATAAAGATAATTATCGTAAATTTTTAACAGATAATGCACCTTTAAAGGGTGTGTCGACAATTAATTTTGAAGAAGTCGCGAAGAAGAAAGTATTTGAATCTATACAAAGTGCAACATTGAATGAAATGAAAATGATTGTAGAAGCTTACGAGAATGTTAAAAATAGAATTGGCAGTACCCCAACATTGATGGATTTTATTGAACAAAATTCTATTGATCCGTCAGTCTTATTATCAAAGTTTGCGAATTATGAGGAATTTTTAGAGAAGAAAGTGCATAAGCAAAAACGAATTTCTGAAAATGCTTCTAAAAATTTAACATTTATTTCGAAAGAGCTGGTACAAGGTTTGAAGAGTTCTGATTACATGACAATTGAAGTGTTGGTTGAACAAGATGAGAGTTTTGACAGTTTAGTTCAAAAGCTGCAGGAAAAAGATAGCGGGATAAGCGAAGCGGATGTACTGACAAGCTTAAGAGTCCTAGATCAATCATTTTTCAAAGCAGGCTCGGACAAACAATATGGTCCTCCAGTTATTAATATTCGTCATAATGGAAAACATATAGGCTTAAGTGAGCATTTCAAAAACAACTTGAAGGATGATGTCTTTCGCGCACATTTTGATGATTTAATGCAACTATCGCATTATAAGCATTTGAATGATTTTCATAACAGTAATCGCTTGGTATTATATAATAAGTATTCACGTAAAGATTTTTTAAGAATAATGAATTGGGAAAAAGATGAATCTTCAACTGTATACGGCTATAAACAAAAATATCAAACACTGCCTATCTTTATTACGTATCATAAAAAGGAAGATATTAGTGAAACGACTGCTTATGAAGATGAATTCTTAAATCAAGATGAGTTGAAGTGGTTTACGCGTTCTAATCGTTCCCTAAAATCACCGGAAGTTCAAAATGTAATCAATCATCAAGCATTGAATACACCGATATATATGTTTGTGAAAAAAGAAGATGCAGATGGTAAGAACTTTTATTACCTAGGAAATGCACATTATATGAAAGATAGCGCACAAGATACGAAAATGCCAGAGGGCAAAAATGTAGTAACGATGCATCTTGCTATGGAAACGCCTGTACGTGATGATGTATATCGCTATTTAGTTGAAAAATAATTATTTTATTGCCTGACTCGAGATGGAGTCAGGTTTTTTTGTTGGATATATGAAGTGTATAATATATCATTCAGTTTATCGGAAATAGATAGGTTTGCTAATTTATAAAATAAACCACTAGTCCAGTTATCTTTTTGGAATAGTGGTGCTAATTAACAATATAGGTTTGAAGAGATTAATGGTGATGAGATGCAATATCTGCACGTTTCAATTTGCGTTTGTTTGTGTAATATATTAAGGCAATTGTTGAATTGACAATGGCGGATGTAATTACCAAGACATCATCATAGCTAACAAAAAGCAGACTCAAGATGTAACCAGTAATGATGAGTAGGAAAGGCGCGATTATGAGACGCATGTTTTTATAATAATCATGGAAGTATGAAATGTTTAACCATAAACCTATAAAGAATAATAAAATACTTCCATACATAAGGTTGACTTCAAATAAACGGTTGATTTTATCGCTGCAGCTGAAGACAATTGCCGCATTAACACCGCCTAAAGCAATGTTGATAATGAGATGAGAGTACGATAATTTGAAGCCGACAGTACGATGATGATGGTTAATGTAAAATTCTGTGACAGCCCAATAGGTTAAGAATAATCCGATTAAAATCATAAATTGGAAGATATAAAGATAATCGAATTTATTAATATTGAAGATACCCGCAATTCCTACAAGCAATTCCCCGAATACGATAATAGTTAATAAGGAATAACGTTCAACCAGATGCATCATATTGACAGGTGATTCTACAAGGTACTTTCTAAAAGGAACCCATCCGACCGCTGCGATAAAAAGTCCGATGTTTCCGGGTACAAACCGATAAGGTGGGGGCGTAACTAACCCGATAATTGAAAACACCGCAACTATTAATGCGACAAGACCTGAAGTTATACATGTCATTTTATCGCTTTTGGATTGTGTATGAGGAATGTATAACAAATACTGAAGGCTGATACTTAAGTATAGTAATGACATGTAAGTCATGAACGGCACAAAGGTTTTATTGAAATCTGGGTAAAAACTATTAGATAAGAATACTAAGAGAAAGATGTTTACTATTGTGAACGCGACATCTTTTGGTGAAAGTTCTCCGAAGCGGTTTGTGAATACAGTTTGATGTGTCCATAAAAGCCATAAGAACAAGCTCATTAGAATATAGACAACGAAAGTATTTAGTGAAAGTGTGCCGTTTTTATCTGTATGTAAGAGCACGTGAGCAATTTTTTGTAACGCGTAGACAAATATCAAATCGTAAAAAAGTTCATGAAAATTTGCACGCTTTTCTTGTAAATAACGCGGAATAGGGTTAGACGTCATTTATGTTCAGCTCCTGTAATTAATTTGGCAACTTTTTTCTGTATTTCTAAAAGTCTCTTGTATTTTATTATGTATGACATCGAAAGAAAAGAATTTTTATAAGGAAATGTTACATAGGAGGAAATTTGCGGAGAAAATTTATAGATTTATACAAACAAAAAACGAACTCCCTCATAGAAGGAGTCCGTTTAAATTAAAGCATTGATTAAGCTTTGTTTACTGAAGCA from Staphylococcus condimenti carries:
- a CDS encoding bifunctional glycosyltransferase/CDP-glycerol:glycerophosphate glycerophosphotransferase, which produces MNDLTVIVTYYNSEEYIRECIESLKQQRNQDFDVIVVNDGSTDNSEAILKETLKDYDKSIQHINLQTNQGHAHARNVAMKEVKTPYFMFLDADDELASYAIHFYLKNINGLDALIAPINNFSLKRPQYIDSNKIRLEYMTTKTNPNSFLRKNTACNIMFKTAIVQAHDLQFDEHLKTYVDNSFVVEYIPYVNRFVRIFGFPFYYRGEVYDPFETEKLTEQDRDDLFEDYADSYLHTIQKTKNKKVKRFLTNKMAKKIRNVFDPAQKDVAFHYSQHEQTLINLARKIKRPLLEQGGTLFKLEMLLLMLKQPKGAYSVNKLREFIRLAKNIVLNKKSKNRSIYELTDSPENVQNATIVFETFGGKNYSDSPKYIYEYMQKKYPYYNYVWSLKKPGAHVVPGNAKKVQKGSKDYFKAYSDAHYWISNARTPLYLNKKANQTYIQTWHGTPLKRLANDMKVVRMPGTTTPVYKRNFKEETERWDYLISPNRYSTEIFESAFWMDPDRILEIGYPRNDVLVNRQNDQDYINEIRENLNIPQDKKVITYAPTWRDDEFIKKGQYLFNLQIDLENLYQQIGDEYVILLRMHYLIANALDLSGYEDFAVDVSNYDDVSEIFLISDALITDYSSVMFDYGILKRPQFFFAYDIEKYDKGLRGFYMDYKKDLPGPIFTDPQQLAESLKDIPKVQNEYQDKIDAFYDRFCSVDNGKASQYIGDMIHENIEKNK
- a CDS encoding DUF3427 domain-containing protein, which gives rise to MENLIDDLKLSLHKGFIDRSLVHQGNHVPKLLINNDQENVLSTVIDELQKCHSFMISVAFITESGLASLKAHLYDLAQKGVKGKILTSNYLGFNTPKMYDELLKLENVEVRLTEVPGFHAKGYIFEHDQFSSLIVGSSNLTSNALKVNYEHNILFSTHQNGDLVHRVKHQFNELWEQSTPLTPEWITEYRKVYAPQTVKDIFKESRLQTDLINRVDDAVQIQPNLMQVEALKSLKEVRAQGEDKALIISATGTGKTIMSALDVRQAEPKRFLFVVHSETILNEAMKAYQKVLATEPASAFGKLSGTHKDINAKYLFATVQTLSKEAIYHQFDPETFDYIVFDEAHRSAAVTYQRIFRYFQPTFMLGMTATPERTDDLNIFEQFDYNVAYEIRLQKALESEILCPFHYFGVSDYIQDGVAVDDNSQLRYLTSEERVKYILDRTDYYGYSGDALKGLIFVSRKNEAVELAEKLTHHGVATVALTGSDSQQRRNEVIQQLKDGDINYIITVDLFNEGIDIPEINQVVMLRGTQSSIIFVQQLGRGLRKSANKDYVTVIDFIGNYKNNYLIPIALSGDHSHNKDNYRKFLTDNAPLKGVSTINFEEVAKKKVFESIQSATLNEMKMIVEAYENVKNRIGSTPTLMDFIEQNSIDPSVLLSKFANYEEFLEKKVHKQKRISENASKNLTFISKELVQGLKSSDYMTIEVLVEQDESFDSLVQKLQEKDSGISEADVLTSLRVLDQSFFKAGSDKQYGPPVINIRHNGKHIGLSEHFKNNLKDDVFRAHFDDLMQLSHYKHLNDFHNSNRLVLYNKYSRKDFLRIMNWEKDESSTVYGYKQKYQTLPIFITYHKKEDISETTAYEDEFLNQDELKWFTRSNRSLKSPEVQNVINHQALNTPIYMFVKKEDADGKNFYYLGNAHYMKDSAQDTKMPEGKNVVTMHLAMETPVRDDVYRYLVEK
- a CDS encoding DUF488 family protein, with product MKQEKTIYTIGHSNHDKETFLKMLQEFDVEVLEDIRAFTKSRKYPQFNDENMKEWLGEAGIEYRQDHELGGRRRPSQTVGRTLNSGWQNESFHNYADYTLTDEFKDGIKILEKIAEEKRTAYMCSEHHPARCHRLIVSNYLVAQGWKVLHIMQNNKGDIITQEHQLGQWGAMPILEDDGEVVYPKNVE
- a CDS encoding low temperature requirement protein A, with the protein product MTSNPIPRYLQEKRANFHELFYDLIFVYALQKIAHVLLHTDKNGTLSLNTFVVYILMSLFLWLLWTHQTVFTNRFGELSPKDVAFTIVNIFLLVFLSNSFYPDFNKTFVPFMTYMSLLYLSISLQYLLYIPHTQSKSDKMTCITSGLVALIVAVFSIIGLVTPPPYRFVPGNIGLFIAAVGWVPFRKYLVESPVNMMHLVERYSLLTIIVFGELLVGIAGIFNINKFDYLYIFQFMILIGLFLTYWAVTEFYINHHHRTVGFKLSYSHLIINIALGGVNAAIVFSCSDKINRLFEVNLMYGSILLFFIGLWLNISYFHDYYKNMRLIIAPFLLIITGYILSLLFVSYDDVLVITSAIVNSTIALIYYTNKRKLKRADIASHHH
- a CDS encoding (deoxy)nucleoside triphosphate pyrophosphohydrolase, which produces MKKLIEVVGAVIYDNNKILCAQRSEQMSLPLLWEFPGGKIEQGESDVDALKREIREEMKCDLEVLDKVTTTTYEYDFAVIQLTTYKCRLQKQMPTLTEHQQIQWLNAEDLHQLEWAPADIPTVDKIVEEG
- a CDS encoding MMPL family transporter, translating into MAKFLYKLGSFIAKHKWWAIVAWVVLLAAVLTPITIDKPKFDNDIKMTGLKSIDTNKKIEKHFNVDSEKATITVVMKSHSKDGIVKKDVMKDVQKTLDDIKKDDKRVDKITDPYKNKQISKDKTTAFADIQYDVQATSLSDKSKDKVKDNLDDLKDKHNLQTELTGNGMSGSVETGGASEIIGIAVAFIVLLITFGSFVAAGLPIISAVIGLATSVSIIGLMTKIVDVPNVTLTLAVMIGLAVGIDYALFILFRYRQIIKEERDVPKAVGLAIGTAGGAVIFAGITVIIAVCGLGLIGIKFLGVMGYMSAISVLFAVISALTLVPALISIFHKAIRPKVERKSRKTADTRWSRFVVGSPLAAVLVGVIILGLAAMPISQMRLGIPDDGVKPDHTTQKKAYDIMSDKFGEGFNGKIPMLVNVKDKKDNPQEMQKDLKDLSKDINDMDNVDMVSPPQMSKDNDYVLITVIPDKGPQAKSTDDLVKDLRDYHDDAKDKYSFLTEISGQSVINLDMSKKLNDAIPVFAGIIVTLAFLLLMLVFRSIIIPLKAVGGFLLSLTATLGFTTLVMQEGFMKQLFGVHETAPVLAFLPVIVIGILFGLAMDYEVFLMSRIHEEYSRTHDNKHSIKVGIRESGPVIIAAALIMISVFMAFAIQDDVMIKTMGIALAFGVFFDAFIVRLLMIPALTALFGKASWYLPAWLNRILPKIDIEGHALEDMMPREDYITEQEERAAERRKYSVVNEETSETRNLYKELRNTTDQPNRLIYNALLLYAKDHAPDIYREHTEKEGASEKTHSQDATQYGLKQHDGSGYNEVGHDEQHPQTTDAPSVIHGNETLRYNTPNAQQREDLYNLLSQQSKNISEMNEIIKHLINKNNQ